The following are from one region of the Chrysiogenia bacterium genome:
- a CDS encoding FAD-dependent oxidoreductase gives MSGNTAEVVVIGAGVAGCAVARELALRGVWVTVLERSVAGAEASSAAAGILGAQVESDEPGPFCDLAVRSRALYADFVKKLEDESGVRTGYARCGSILLAFDEEEEAELRAREKWQGAQGLDTQWLDHKALEQIEPEGSLQARAGLHFADDGQIEPPQLARALARAARKAGAKFLTTTVHRILHEKNCVCGVETGEGVISCERVVLAAGAWTTQVPGSGLKPESISPVRGQVIALDHQPG, from the coding sequence ATGAGTGGGAACACCGCAGAAGTTGTCGTAATTGGCGCCGGAGTGGCGGGCTGCGCGGTTGCGCGCGAGCTGGCCCTGCGCGGCGTGTGGGTAACGGTCCTGGAGCGCTCGGTGGCGGGCGCCGAGGCCAGCAGCGCGGCCGCGGGTATTCTGGGCGCGCAGGTCGAATCCGATGAACCGGGCCCGTTCTGCGACCTCGCTGTGCGAAGCCGCGCCCTCTACGCAGATTTCGTAAAAAAACTCGAAGATGAATCGGGCGTGCGCACCGGTTACGCGCGCTGCGGGTCCATTCTGCTGGCCTTCGACGAGGAAGAAGAGGCCGAGCTTCGCGCGCGGGAGAAGTGGCAGGGCGCGCAGGGGCTCGACACCCAGTGGCTCGACCACAAGGCGCTCGAGCAGATCGAACCCGAGGGTAGCCTGCAGGCGCGCGCGGGACTTCACTTCGCCGACGACGGACAGATCGAACCGCCGCAACTGGCGCGCGCGCTGGCCCGTGCTGCTCGAAAAGCAGGAGCGAAATTTCTGACCACCACGGTCCACCGAATCCTTCACGAAAAGAATTGCGTTTGCGGCGTGGAAACCGGTGAAGGCGTGATCTCGTGCGAGCGCGTGGTACTGGCCGCCGGCGCATGGACCACCCAGGTGCCGGGCTCGGGCTTGAAGCCTGAGTCCATCTCGCCGGTGCGCGGGCAGGTCATCGCACTCGATCATCAGCCCGG